One Cucurbita pepo subsp. pepo cultivar mu-cu-16 chromosome LG09, ASM280686v2, whole genome shotgun sequence DNA window includes the following coding sequences:
- the LOC111801951 gene encoding protein LIGHT-DEPENDENT SHORT HYPOCOTYLS 10-like, producing the protein MSTQPRKDSTEAGSSSTTAVLDTQHHQGAAALSRYESQKRRDWNTFGQYLKNQAPPVPLFECNCNHVLEFLRYLDQFGKTKVHLHGCVFFGQPDPPAPCTCPLRQAWGSLDALIGRLRAAYEEHGGSPESNPFGNGAIRVYLREVKECQAKARGIPYKKKKRKRAQFKANDDGAGGGGGCGGGNNNNNNQPMKHLA; encoded by the coding sequence ATGTCAACCCAACCACGAAAAGATTCCACGGAGGCCGGATCATCGTCGACCACGGCGGTCCTGGACACCCAGCACCACCAAGGCGCGGCGGCGCTCAGCCGCTACGAGTCCCAGAAGCGGCGAGACTGGAACACGTTCGGACAGTATCTAAAAAATCAAGCGCCGCCGGTTCCACTGTTCGAGTGCAACTGCAACCACGTGCTCGAATTCCTCCGCTACCTCGACCAGTTCGGAAAAACTAAGGTTCACTTACATGGGTGCGTGTTTTTCGGTCAGCCTGACCCACCTGCCCCTTGCACGTGTCCACTTCGCCAAGCGTGGGGCAGCCTTGATGCTCTCATCGGCCGGCTTCGGGCCGCGTATGAGGAGCACGGCGGTTCGCCGGAATCAAACCCTTTTGGAAATGGAGCAATTCGTGTTTATTTAAGGGAAGTTAAGGAGTGTCAAGCTAAAGCTAGAGGGATTCCgtacaagaaaaagaagcggAAAAGAGCTCAATTCAAGGCTAATGACGACGGCgctggcggcggcggcggctgcGGCGGCGGGaacaacaataacaacaacCAACCCATGAAGCATCTTGcttga